The following are from one region of the Planctomycetia bacterium genome:
- a CDS encoding M48 family metalloprotease yields MNFFEHQDDARRKTGRLVYLFVLAVITIVLSIYLLFATLIVFGKEKENQPIDYRGLWNPKLFVATLIGVGGVIGAGSLYRSASLRAGGKSVAELLGGRLLDASTRDLQERRLLNIVEEMALASGMPVPPVYLMDQESGVNAFAAGFSPADAVIGVTRGTVSALTRDELQGVIAHEYSHILNGDMRLNLRLIGVLYGILLLSMIGYIVMRMMMSTRTSSSSSSSSSSSDKKSDSGGVMLAFFVVGLGLYVIGYIGVFFGHLIKSAVSRQREYLADASAVQFTRNPEGIAGALKKIGALGSRIQSEQAEQASHMFFGNGMKASFLSMLSTHPPLLERIQRIEPTFNGDFAKDKLQWPEETQPAAVPEKKKKSGAGKRSPFPAVFGGVLAGEAAMANLAGAAAPSMPRSLSAAGAVANVGEPSTKHFEFAAALLDRIPEKLGEALHDPLGATQVLYALLLQADPADDEPGLRLIADAFDEATAGDVSEYVEFVAPMGAAARLPMAQIAMSALRRLTPPQFDLFRKTVVGLIRADRRVSMFEYCLQRMIIKHLVDFFRPKPPKKVVYKRLGDVADQVAVLLSATAYAGSDDTQNEIDAFYEAGQAKLGEEFRQPIASRSECGFAAVDTALDALSRSSGAVKQPVLEACAAVIGADGRMTIDEGELLRTIADALDCPMPPPAAELMVDEAA; encoded by the coding sequence ATGAATTTTTTTGAGCATCAAGACGATGCCCGACGCAAGACCGGGCGACTGGTCTACCTGTTCGTGCTAGCCGTCATCACGATCGTCCTCAGCATCTACCTGCTGTTCGCGACCTTGATCGTCTTCGGCAAGGAAAAAGAAAACCAACCGATCGACTATCGGGGACTTTGGAACCCGAAGCTGTTCGTCGCCACGCTCATCGGCGTCGGCGGCGTGATCGGGGCGGGAAGCCTCTATCGCTCGGCTTCGCTCCGTGCCGGCGGTAAGAGCGTGGCCGAATTGCTCGGCGGCCGGTTGCTCGATGCATCCACGCGCGATCTGCAAGAACGCCGGCTGTTGAATATCGTCGAAGAAATGGCCCTCGCCTCGGGCATGCCGGTTCCTCCGGTCTACTTGATGGATCAAGAATCGGGGGTCAACGCGTTCGCCGCCGGGTTCTCGCCGGCCGACGCCGTGATCGGAGTGACGCGCGGCACCGTCAGCGCGCTCACCCGCGACGAGCTGCAAGGGGTGATCGCCCACGAATACAGCCACATTCTCAACGGCGACATGCGGCTCAATCTTCGCCTGATCGGCGTGCTCTACGGCATTTTGCTGCTGAGCATGATCGGCTACATCGTGATGCGCATGATGATGTCGACCCGAACGTCGTCGTCGTCCTCAAGCAGTAGTTCGAGCAGCGACAAGAAAAGCGACAGCGGCGGAGTCATGCTCGCGTTCTTCGTCGTCGGGCTCGGGCTCTACGTGATCGGCTACATCGGGGTCTTCTTCGGCCATCTGATCAAGAGCGCCGTGTCGAGGCAGCGAGAATATTTGGCCGACGCCTCGGCCGTGCAGTTCACGCGCAATCCCGAGGGAATCGCCGGAGCGCTCAAGAAAATCGGAGCGCTCGGTTCGCGCATCCAGAGCGAACAGGCCGAGCAAGCGAGCCACATGTTTTTCGGCAACGGCATGAAAGCCAGTTTCCTCAGCATGCTCTCCACCCATCCTCCGCTGCTCGAGCGCATCCAGCGCATCGAACCGACCTTCAACGGCGACTTCGCCAAAGACAAGCTCCAGTGGCCGGAGGAAACGCAGCCGGCTGCCGTTCCGGAAAAAAAGAAGAAGTCGGGTGCGGGGAAGCGGTCGCCGTTTCCCGCTGTGTTCGGCGGCGTGTTGGCGGGCGAAGCGGCAATGGCGAATCTTGCCGGCGCCGCGGCTCCATCTATGCCGCGCTCGTTGTCGGCGGCGGGCGCGGTGGCGAACGTCGGCGAACCGTCGACGAAACATTTCGAGTTCGCCGCGGCCTTGCTCGACCGGATTCCCGAGAAACTCGGCGAAGCCTTGCACGATCCGCTCGGCGCAACGCAGGTGCTCTACGCACTCTTGCTGCAAGCAGACCCGGCCGACGACGAGCCGGGCCTGCGCTTGATCGCCGATGCGTTCGACGAAGCGACGGCCGGCGACGTGAGCGAGTATGTTGAATTCGTCGCACCCATGGGTGCCGCCGCCCGGCTGCCGATGGCGCAGATCGCGATGTCTGCCTTGCGGCGCCTTACGCCGCCCCAATTCGATCTGTTCCGCAAAACCGTCGTCGGGCTGATTCGCGCCGATCGGCGAGTCAGCATGTTCGAATACTGCTTGCAGCGGATGATCATCAAGCATCTGGTCGATTTCTTCCGGCCGAAGCCGCCGAAGAAAGTCGTTTACAAACGCCTGGGAGACGTCGCCGACCAAGTCGCCGTGTTGCTCTCGGCGACCGCTTACGCCGGCTCCGACGATACGCAGAACGAAATCGATGCCTTCTACGAAGCCGGGCAGGCCAAGCTCGGCGAAGAGTTCCGCCAGCCGATCGCCTCGCGCAGCGAGTGCGGCTTCGCGGCCGTCGACACGGCGCTCGATGCCCTGTCTCGCTCGTCGGGCGCGGTGAAGCAACCGGTTCTCGAAGCTTGCGCCGCGGTGATCGGAGCCGACGGCCGCATGACGATCGACGAAGGAGAGCTTCTCCGTACCATCGCGGACGCACTCGACTGCCCGATGCCGCCGCCGGCCGCCGAGCTGATGGTCGACGAAGCCGCCTAA
- a CDS encoding glycosyltransferase family 4 protein: MPRALLLCEYPALNGGERSLLAVLPTLQQAGWEFDAWCPGSGPIVEAFTAIGIRCIAQRPILDPRSSLEERRADLRSVLAAGPPYDLVHANSLAMGRLSGPVVEQAKVPSIAHLRDIVGLNHAAVADLNRHPRLLAVSEAVQRHHIGQGLAAEQTDVLYNGIDLARFHPATSTLYLQRELGLAATARLVGIVGQLILRKGQNIALAATIESMLMRNDVHVVVIGTRHSEKPETIAFERELHAAAARLGPAQRIHFLGTRTDMPRLFPELSLLVHTARQEPLGRVLLEASACGVPVVATDVGGTREIYQREERDGALFVPVGDVAATHSALDRILDDRALATKMSIAGRTRIVEAFSAERSAAGLLRHYTEVAGRRP; encoded by the coding sequence ATGCCGCGCGCTCTGTTGCTCTGTGAATATCCCGCGCTGAACGGCGGCGAACGCTCGCTGCTGGCCGTATTGCCGACGTTGCAGCAGGCCGGCTGGGAGTTCGACGCTTGGTGTCCCGGCTCGGGCCCCATTGTCGAAGCCTTCACGGCAATCGGCATTCGCTGCATTGCGCAGCGGCCCATTCTCGATCCACGCTCGAGTCTCGAAGAGCGCCGCGCCGATCTGCGAAGCGTGCTCGCGGCCGGCCCGCCGTACGACTTGGTGCATGCCAACAGTCTCGCGATGGGGCGCTTAAGCGGCCCGGTCGTCGAGCAGGCAAAAGTGCCGAGCATTGCGCACTTGCGCGATATCGTCGGCTTGAACCACGCGGCCGTCGCGGATTTGAACCGGCATCCGCGTCTCCTGGCCGTCTCCGAGGCCGTCCAGCGGCATCACATCGGGCAAGGCCTTGCCGCCGAGCAGACCGACGTACTTTACAACGGCATCGATCTCGCCCGGTTTCACCCGGCGACCTCGACCTTGTACTTGCAGCGCGAACTCGGCCTGGCGGCGACTGCGCGCCTCGTCGGAATCGTCGGCCAGTTGATCTTACGAAAAGGGCAGAACATCGCCCTCGCGGCCACGATCGAGAGTATGCTCATGCGCAACGACGTACATGTCGTCGTGATCGGCACGCGGCATTCCGAGAAACCGGAAACGATCGCCTTCGAGCGAGAACTGCATGCGGCCGCGGCACGTCTCGGGCCGGCGCAGCGCATCCATTTTCTCGGCACGCGCACCGACATGCCCCGTCTTTTTCCGGAACTCTCCCTGCTCGTTCACACCGCGCGGCAAGAACCGCTCGGCCGAGTCTTGCTCGAAGCCTCGGCGTGCGGCGTTCCGGTCGTCGCGACCGATGTCGGCGGTACGCGCGAGATTTATCAGCGCGAAGAGCGCGACGGAGCGCTGTTCGTTCCGGTCGGCGACGTCGCCGCAACGCATTCCGCGCTCGATCGCATTCTCGACGACCGCGCCCTCGCAACAAAAATGTCGATCGCGGGTCGCACTCGAATCGTCGAAGCATTCTCCGCCGAGCGATCGGCGGCTGGGTTGTTGCGGCACTACACCGAAGTAGCGGGCCGTCGGCCGTAA
- a CDS encoding RtcB family protein: MNPRQLEKLGVPPACVNAALQAIHTAAEAGLLRTMDIKKTIRAVAEAPGDHLDDALFGRLAQELIDYGDPWTPTAAIDFRTWGAAGIDQGSFDQMKAACSLPNVVAGALMPDAHIGYGLPIGGVLALDNAVVPYAVGVDIACRMKLSVFDLPASRLDEEKQAERFDTALEKGTRFGVGGEFAKPLKHAVMDLDWTVSRVVRENKDKAWRQLGTSGSGNHFAEFGVLTLDTGDEQLRLAPGRYVALLTHSGSRGTGAAVCSVFSNIARAKLPRKYEAVGRLAWLDLDTEEGREYWDSMNLMGEYAAANHDCIHRNVAALVGAEIVAGVENHHNFAWKETHAGRELIVHRKGATPAGKGVLGVIPGSMADPAFVVRGKGNAASIDSASHGAGRRMSRTAAKSKYTWRAVQKDLANRGVRVLSAGADEVPGVYKNILDVMREQQDLVDVVARFDPRVVKMCGDGSKAED, from the coding sequence ATGAATCCTCGTCAGTTGGAAAAACTCGGAGTTCCGCCGGCCTGCGTGAATGCCGCTCTGCAAGCGATTCACACGGCAGCCGAGGCGGGACTGCTCCGCACGATGGACATCAAGAAGACGATTCGCGCCGTCGCGGAAGCGCCCGGCGATCACCTCGACGACGCGCTCTTCGGCCGGCTGGCGCAAGAGTTGATCGACTACGGCGATCCCTGGACGCCGACCGCCGCCATCGACTTTCGCACGTGGGGCGCGGCCGGGATCGATCAAGGCTCGTTCGACCAGATGAAAGCCGCCTGCTCGCTGCCGAACGTCGTCGCCGGGGCGCTGATGCCCGACGCGCACATCGGCTACGGTCTGCCGATCGGCGGCGTGCTGGCGCTCGACAACGCCGTGGTGCCGTATGCCGTCGGGGTCGATATCGCATGCCGCATGAAGCTGTCGGTGTTCGATCTTCCCGCGAGCCGGCTCGACGAAGAAAAGCAAGCCGAGCGTTTCGACACGGCGCTCGAGAAGGGAACGCGGTTCGGCGTCGGCGGCGAGTTCGCCAAGCCGCTGAAGCACGCCGTCATGGATCTGGATTGGACCGTGAGCCGCGTCGTGCGCGAAAACAAAGACAAGGCCTGGCGGCAACTCGGCACCTCGGGCTCCGGCAACCATTTCGCCGAGTTCGGCGTGCTGACGCTCGACACCGGCGACGAACAACTCCGCCTCGCGCCGGGGCGCTACGTCGCCTTGCTCACGCATAGCGGCAGCCGCGGCACCGGCGCGGCCGTGTGTTCGGTGTTCAGCAACATCGCCCGCGCGAAGCTGCCGCGCAAATACGAGGCGGTCGGACGCCTCGCCTGGCTCGATCTCGATACCGAGGAAGGGCGCGAATACTGGGACTCGATGAACCTGATGGGAGAATACGCCGCCGCGAATCACGACTGCATCCATCGCAACGTCGCGGCGCTCGTCGGTGCCGAGATCGTCGCCGGCGTAGAGAACCATCACAATTTCGCCTGGAAGGAAACGCACGCCGGCCGGGAACTGATCGTGCATCGCAAAGGAGCGACCCCGGCCGGCAAGGGAGTGCTCGGCGTCATTCCCGGCTCGATGGCCGATCCGGCTTTCGTCGTCCGCGGAAAAGGAAACGCCGCGAGCATCGACTCCGCCTCGCACGGCGCGGGCCGGCGCATGTCGCGCACCGCGGCCAAGTCGAAATACACTTGGCGCGCGGTGCAGAAAGATTTGGCGAACCGCGGCGTGCGGGTCCTCTCGGCCGGCGCCGATGAAGTGCCGGGCGTTTACAAAAACATCCTCGACGTCATGCGCGAGCAGCAAGACTTGGTCGACGTCGTGGCCCGCTTCGATCCGCGCGTGGTGAAGATGTGCGGCGACGGGAGCAAGGCGGAGGATTAA
- a CDS encoding LemA family protein: protein MSLLAELSTNTMILLGVAGFALLVLMYFIGIYNTLVTLRNRFKNAYAQIDVQLKRRNDLIPNLVEVAKGYMKHERETLEAVIAARNQAVSANQKASASPGDPAAMQGLMSAEAQLGGTMSRMFALAESYPDLKANQNMAQLQEELTSTENKVAFSRQGYNDAVTSYNTSRETFPNVIVAGFAGFTEAKLFEIEVASERNAPKVTF, encoded by the coding sequence ATGTCGCTGCTGGCCGAATTGTCGACGAACACGATGATCTTACTCGGTGTCGCAGGCTTTGCGCTGTTGGTGTTGATGTATTTCATCGGCATTTACAACACGCTGGTCACGCTGCGCAATCGCTTCAAAAACGCCTACGCGCAGATCGACGTCCAATTGAAGCGCCGCAACGACCTGATTCCGAATCTCGTCGAAGTCGCTAAGGGCTATATGAAGCACGAGCGCGAAACGCTCGAAGCCGTGATCGCGGCGCGCAACCAAGCCGTCTCGGCGAATCAAAAGGCCTCCGCATCGCCCGGAGATCCGGCGGCGATGCAAGGCTTGATGTCGGCCGAAGCGCAACTCGGCGGCACAATGTCGCGGATGTTCGCCCTTGCCGAAAGCTATCCCGACTTGAAGGCCAATCAAAACATGGCGCAACTTCAAGAGGAGCTCACCTCGACGGAAAACAAAGTCGCGTTCTCGCGACAAGGCTACAACGACGCCGTCACTTCGTACAACACGAGCCGCGAAACGTTCCCGAACGTGATCGTGGCCGGATTCGCCGGCTTCACGGAAGCGAAACTCTTCGAGATCGAAGTCGCCTCCGAACGCAACGCCCCGAAGGTGACGTTCTAA